The sequence GGTGGTGGTAGTAGTGGTGGCTCTAATGATGATGCTCCTAAACAAGCGGTAAACTATCACCAACTTGATCGAATGGTGGTACAAGTAGCACAGACGGACAAATTAAACCCTACGGCGGAGGTCATTGTCCGCATGTTAGAGCGTAAGCACAATGAAGTGGTTGATTACGAAATAGAAATACCTGAACTGCTCCTAAAACAACAACAGAGAACGAATGACATATTCAGCTATGTACTTGGAGCTATCGCAGGCATCTCGTTGATTGTTGGCGGTATAGGTATCATGAATATCATGTTAGCCTCTGTTTTAGAAAGAATTAAGGAAATAGGATTGCGCCTTTCCATAGGTGCCAAAAAAGCAGATATTATTAATCAATTCATGTTTGAATCCATGATGATCAGTATTTCAGGTGGATTTATTGGGATTATTATCGGCATAATGATGGCACTTGCTGTCAGTCGGTTTGCAGATATACCTACGGTCATCTCTTTTGGTTCAATACTTATTTCATTTGGAGTGGCGACAGCCATCGGACTTATATTTGGTATCGCTCCTGCAAGAAAAGCAGCACTCCAAGATCCAATCACATCACTTAGATATGAATAGACTATTCACACTCATCACCCTATTGATCACATGCTCTACTTGTGTCAATGCTCAGGTACTTTACTCTTTGGATAATATCATTGACTTGGCCAAAGGACAATCCCCCCAGGCCAAACAGGCAGAAACCAGAAAAGAGAATCGCTTCTGGCAATACCGATTATTCAAGTCTAATTACAATCCTCAATTAGCTCTCAGTGGAAACCTACCGTCTTATAGCAATCAATTTATTCCAGTTACCCAAGAAGATGGCTCGACTCAATTTCGACCTGTAGAGCAAACAAATTCATCGCTTAACCTTGGTTTATTTCAACCGATTGCTCCAACAGGAGGAAGTGTATCAGTAAACACACGTGCAAGTCAATTTCAAGACCTGGTTTTTGACGATACCAGATGGAGAAGTACAATTGTTGATTTAACAATAAATCAACCAATTTTTGCTTTTAATCAACTCAAATGGGATCGCAAGACAGAGCCTATTCGATACGAAGAATCGAGGCGTAGTTATGTAGAAGAGATGGAATTCGTTTCTAGGAATGCAGTACAACGATTTTTCGATTATCTGGATGCCCAGGTAAACTACCAGATTGCAGAATTTAATCTTGCTAACAACGACACAATCTATAACATAGAGAAAGGGCGGTATAACATAGGGACTGCCTCAGAAGATAAACTGCTACAAGTAGAATTACAGTTGTTAAGATCTAAACAAGATCAAACGCAGGCTCAACTAGATCTTCAGACTTCCCGATTGGCTTTAAGGACTTTTATCGGATTAAACGAGGGAGAAACATTCGACCTTTCACTTCCGCAAGACATTCCTATTTTTCCTGTAGAAGAAAGACTTGCCTTACAGTATGCAAAGGACAATAGATCCGACTTTATTGCTTTTGAAAGACGAAGACTCGAAGCGGATGCTCAAGTAGCACAAGCCAAGGGCCAACGTTTTCAAATGAACTTAAATGCTTCTTTTGGTCTGAATAGTGCTGGATCGTCGCTTGATGAATCTTATCAGGATGCTCAGACTCAACAGTTTGCAAATTTGACGCTCAATATTCCTATTGTCAACTGGGGAAGAAATGAAGCGCGAATGAAGACAGCTTTGGCAAACAAGCAGCTTACTGATTATGTGATTGCTCAAGAAGAACAAAACTTTGAACAGGAAATCATCACTCTTGTTAGACAACTAGATGTACTCAGACAGCAAATAGAGATTTCAAAAAAATCTGATGAGGTAGCTCAAAAAAGGTACGAAGTGGCGCAGAACAGGTATCTCATTGGGAAAATCGACATTACTAACCTCAACATTGCCTTGACAGAAAAGGATACTGCAAAGAGGAGTTATATTAATGCGCTAAGAAGTTACTGGATTGCGTATTATGACTTAAGGAGGTTGACACTCTATGACTTTGCAAACAAAAATCTGTTATACACACTGAATGACTGATTAGTTTTCCATCATCTCCATACACACTCATTTTTACTGCGAAGAAAGGTCACCTTTTAAGGTTTAACTCTGAGTTTTCTAAAATCAGTACTTAGTTTTACTGTAGATATCAATTGAAATCAATCGATGAATAAACCATTAGCTTTCATCCTATTGCTCACATGTTGTTTTTCATGTGTGAAAATCCCGCAAGAGTCTATCGACTTGTCTAAAACTTTGGGGAGAGATCTAGGCATCTTACACAACTCGCATAGAAATTCTGTCGAGATCATTTATAGCAAAATAAAAGAAGATATCAATCTCTTCATTGATGATGTCTATGCTCCTTTTATCATCAATTATGTAGTGTCTTCAGAAATGAACTCCTTTAAGGAAGGAAAAGAGTCCATTTTTAAATCCCTCACTGATGCTGCTCAGTCAGACACCAAGCAAGTCACAGATAAAGCCTTGAACGACATTGCTGATTTCCAGAAAGCTGCATATGGACAAATTTTAATCAAAAGGAAAGAACTCCTCACCCCTGTTGAAGAAGAGGAAAGAGAAGTATTACAGTTGATTGACAATTCTTACAACAATATGGTGCATGCAAACGCTACCATTACTGGATACCTAGAATCCGTCAAGAAAGTAAGAACAGCACAAAAAGAGGGACTAGCCATGGTTGGACTGGAAAACATGGATGAACAGCTGACCAATCGATTGGTTTCTATGTCTGGTAAAATCAATTCATATCTTGATATAGCCAAGCAAATAGACATCAAGTCCAATGAGGCGAAAGAAGAAATAGAAGAAATTTCAAAGAAGATTAAAGAAGTTAAAAACCAATAACTACACATATGTCAACCAATAGATTCGATGATTTATTTAAAGAAGCTGATGATGCTTTTGACGGAAAATACAAGGATGAATTGAATCAACTATACGGGCTATCTAGAGAGGAAATAGATGCAATCACACCAGGCACAGTGGACATGCGAGTGTATACTAAACTCATGAAAACTGTAGAAGAGGCCTCTCGTCAGAATATGGAACTTGCACAATTGAAAAAGCGAATTGAGGATCTGGGGACAGTTGCCATTGAGATTGCCAAGAAAGTACCAACGCTTTCTGGTATGTTCTGAAGTTAACCTACTCCAAAGCTAACTTTACATTTACTTAATCAGCATAAAGCAATATACTTAACTGTATGACGTATATTTAATATAATTAGTCTCGAGCGGTTTCGAGACATAAATCAGTTAAATGTATTTTTATGAAAAAGCTATGGATCTCACTATCCATTGGTTGCTGTTTTCTAATCCTTTCAGGATTTGATACAGTATCGACCAACAATGAAGAAGTGTCCTTTTTGGGATGCTCGCAAACAGTTAGAGCTTGCGACACGTCGGGCGATGGGCAACCTGACATTTTTTTTAGCTTACAAGGAGGACCAGCTCCCTTGCCAAGCAATTTCAACCCAGCTCTTTACACGGTACCCAACTTTGGATGTGCCAACATTTCATTCTCAGTGGCCTGTCCACCTCCACCTCCACCACCTCCACCAGGTGGTGGAACTATTCAGGTGGAAGCATGCGATGTAACTGGCGAAGGGCAACCAGACATTTTCTTTAGTCTTTCCGGTGGGCCAGCTCCACTTCCAAGCAATTTTAATCCAGCACTCTACACTGTTACTCCAGGAGGATGTGACATTATTAGTATTGTGTTATAAGATTCAAATGAATAAAAGCATGGGACTCGTTCCTGTGCTTTTTTATTCTGATTTACACCCAATCAATTAGAGCACAAGCGGAAGCTTGAACTGGTTGTGGAAGCTCAGCCTGCTCTTGTGTCTTACCATATGAGAATCTGAGAGAGTAAATAGGGGTAGTTACTTCGAGTAGCAATCAGAAAACTCAAACTTCAAAGAAGTTACTTACAACTTCAACTTACGCATACCTTTAAAATAGAGCCACATCATTTTTAGCTTGGATCCACCTTTCTTCCTCCCCATTTCCATGGCATCCCATAGTTCTTCTGGAATAGCTTCCAGTTGATTAAACTCTCCTGCTCCTTTCAGCCACTCTCCGCCATCAATGGTGATGACTTCTCCATTGACATATGCTGAGTAGTCAGATACTAAATAGGCCGCCAGATTGGCCAGTTCTTGATGATCGCCTACACGTTGAAGAGGTACTTTTTTTGCTGGGTCATATTTCTTCTTTAAGTCTCCTGGTAGAAGTCTATCCCATGCTCCTTCTGTAGGAAATGGCCCTGGAGCTATTGCATTACTTCGAATACCATATTTCGCCCATTCTACTGCTAAAGAACGTGTCATAGCTAGCACACCACTCTTTGCACATGCAGAAGGAACTACATAGCCTGAACCTGTCCAAGCATAGGTTGTAACAATGCTTAAGATATTCCCTCCTCGCTTCTCCTCTATCCAGTCTTTACCTAAAGCCAGAGTAAAATTGTAGCTTCCCTTCAAAACGATATCCACTACCGTATCAAACGCTCTATGAGAAAGTCGCTCGGTAGGGCTAATAAAGTTTCCTGCTGCATTGTTAAGCAGTACGTCCACACCTCCAAATTTTTCTTTTGCTTCCTTAATCACACGTTCGACCTGATCGTATTCACGCACATCACAGGCTACACAATGCACTGGATAGCCACTCTTAGCCGTTATTTCTTTGGCTGTTTCCTCCAATACTTCAATCTTCCGACTAGTAATCACAAGGTTGGCCCCAAGCTCTGAAAAATAGGATCCCATGGATTTGCCTAATCCTGTCCCCCCTCCTGTTACAATAATTGTTTTGCCCTTGAGTGAATCAGGGCTCAGCATACCTTGTGTGTGGCTCATAAGAAATTAGTTTGGATGGCAATATAGATAATAGGCCATAAAAAAAGAGGCCCACGAAGGGCCTCCCACTTTGGTAGTGAATAGAGCGTTAAGCATCTAAGCTCAAAGTACTAAACTTATCAAATGATAAACAATACCCTAAATAGGGTATTTTACTTTTTCATCCAATTTAATACCTGAACCATCGATAAAGTAGCAATCACGAGGAGACCAAACCCCAAAAGAAGGTTTCCATAAACTACATTTCCAATCCCAAATAAGGCACTATAAACTCCAATGGCTCCTAAGAATACACTCAAGATCGAGTTTCCAAATGATGAGCGTTCGTAACTAAATTTTTTCCATCCAAAGCTTGGACGAATAAGGTCCACAAATTTTTTCAATGTTTCTTCCGATTCCGGTTTAGTGAAAAGTGTGGTGGCTATCCAAACAACAGAAGTCACTCCGGTGGCAATCAACAACTTCATTGTAAAGTCATCGATGTAATCATTCCCTAAGGCTCCTTCTGGCACAACCAAAACAAGCACAAATGCATTAATAGTCGCAACGATCATTCCTACTATTTCTGTCCAGGCATTGATTCTCCACCAAAACCATCTTAACAAAAAGATTGCACCAGTGCCTGCCCCTGATAACAATAAGATATTAAATGCTTGCGTTGCATTTTCTAAGACGGTCAATGATAAAAGTCCTGCTACAAGCATTAGCACCACTGTAGAAGCTCGACCTACCAACACCATTTCCTTTTCTGTAGCTTCTGGCTTCAGAAATCGTTGATAGAAATCATTCACAATGTATGAAGAGCCCCAATTCAAGTGTGTACTAATGGTAGACATATACGCTGCTATCAAAGATGCCAAGACTAACCCCAGCCATCCGGGCGAAAGAAGCGTCAACATCACTGGATAAGCAATATCATTTCCGAGGTACTGATCGTTGATTTCTGGAAAGGCTTGTTTGATGGATTCCAGATCCGGGAATAAGACAAGGGAAGCTAAAGCTACTATGATCCATGGCCATGGCCTTAACGCATAATGGGCAAAATTGAAGAACAATGTAGCTCCAACAGCATGCTTTTCATTTTTAGCAGCCAGCATTCGCTGAGCGATATACCCTCCTCCTCCAGGTTCTGCTCCAGGATACCATACGGACCACCATTGCACAGCTAAAGGAATAATAAACATCGAAATAAGTACTGATGTATTCGAAAAATCTGGAACAATATCGAGTTTACCAATGACTGCATCATTTACCAATAAGCCCTTCAGTCCACCTACCTCAGGCTGGGACAGTGATACATATGCTGCATAAATAGCTCCCAATAAAGCGATCGAAAATTGAAAAAAATCTGTCCAAATCACTCCCTTAATTCCACCCAAAGCAGAATAAACTGCAACTATTGTTGATGCAATAATTACCGTATGAAGCGGAGAAAGTCCAAATAGAATTGAAGATATCTTAATCGCAGCAAGGGTGACGGAACCCATGATTAAACAGTTAAAGAATATTCCTAAATACAACGCTCTGAATCCACGAAGGAAAGAAGCTGCTTTACCGCTATATCTAAGTTCATAGAATTCAAGATCCGTCAAAATTCCTGATCTTCTCCACAACCTAGCATATATAAAAACAGTAATCATCCCGGTAATCAGAAAAGACCACCAAGCCCAGTTCTTCGCCACTCCAGATTCTCTAACAAAGCCCGTAACCAAATTTGGCGTATCAGCGGAAAAAGTAGTAGCCACCATGGAAACTCCCAATAGCCACCAAGGCATAGATTTTCCTGCTAGAAAGTATTCCTCTTTACTTTTTCCGGCACTTTTTGAAGCAACTATGCTTATGATCAATACGATCAGGAAAAACCCTCCTATGATGAACCAGTCTAAGGTGATTAATTTCATAAATTGTTAATTAGTTGAATCACCATAAATCTAATGTTATGAAAGTTTTGAGCAACTACATGCTAGCCAATTTAATTTTCTTCATGACAAGTTGCCTTGGAAAGCAAGAGGCTACAGTGCAACAAAAACCTACTTCTCAGATGTGGGAATTAAAAAAAGAAGATGGTTGGAAGGTGATAAAAAAAGTATCATTTAAATATGATGAAAAAGGTAATCGCATTGAAGAACTGAGTAAAAGCATTGACGGTGATAGTGAATCTCTACTAGATAGGACAATTAGAATATATGATCAAAATAATAATGAAGTATCATTCTCCAGAGAGGTTTGGAAGGACAGCACGTGGAGTTTTGCTTTTGATAAAAACTACCTCTATGAAGATAAAATAATAGCAAGGCGTGATTCTATGGTCCGAGGAGGTAGCTCCTCAGTATTTTTTGTTGATTATGTATATGACAAAGATGACCTTCTGATAAGTGAAGTTTCTAAAAGAGATATGGAAGGTGTGAAAATGAATAATAGCAAGGTTATTTATCACTATGATAAAGATGGTAATCCGGTTATCAAGGAGTTTCCCATTTGGCAGAATAATCAATGGGGGAAATCCAGAAAAATGATTTTAACGTATGATTCTAATGGAAATCACATACAGACAATAAGATACAACTGGACTGATAGTATGTGGGTTGAGAGTATCATATATGACCTCAAAGTAGACATTGATGGAAATCGCTTGGAAGAACTATGGAAAAGACCTGACGCTGATTCTTTAAAAACTTACATGAGAATCACATATGTGTTTGAAAATTAACTTTGGTGAAAAATGTAACCAATTGATGTATAAAAAGTATTCCTTCCAATGCAACCTCAAAGAGGAATTGCTGTCATTAATCAACTTGACTTACGATTATGCTACGAAGCTTCTTTCTTATCTCAATCCGTAACCTTAAGAAAAACGGACTTTATTCTGTCATTAACATATCTGGTCTTTCCATAGGAATTGTCTGTAGTGTATTGATTTTGCTTTGGGTAGCAAGTGAAATTTCATATGATAAGTTCCTGCCCAAGTATGACAGACTATATCAAGTATACATTAGTTCAGAATTTGATGAGCGGGTGAATAAGTGGCGATCTGTTCCTCTTCCTACTTATGAGGAGATGAAGGTAATCGATAGTAACATCAAAAACTCTGTTGTTGCTGGTTGGGGAAGTGACCGACTGATTACAGCTGGAGATATACGAATTATAAAGCCTGGATACTATGTAAGTGAGGAATTTCTGGAGATGTTTGAATTTCCGCTCATCTCCGGTACTCATAGGGAAGCATTAAAAGACCCAATGTCCATTGTTCTTTCCGAATCATTGGCGAAAATTCTTTTTGGTGATGAGGATCCAATAGGAAAACAAGTGCGGTTATCTGATGAAGGTACACTTCAAGTCACAGCAATTGCGAAAGACTTACCCGAAAACTCTACCTTCCAGTTCGATTACCTGGCTACATGGAAGTATCGTGAATCAGTAAACGAGTGGATTAAAGACAATAAGACGAATTGGGGAAATTATTCTTTTCAGGTATTTGTAGAACTCAATGATCCTTCACGTCAGGCACATGTAGATTCGAGTATCTATGACTTGGCAGAAGAAAAAGATGGTGAAGATGGTATGGATAAACACTTTTTTCTTCATCCTATGAAGGATTGGAGACTTTACTCCAACTGGAATGAAAAAGGCGAACAAGCTGGTGGGCGTAGTGATTATGTTCAGTTGTTTACAGCAATTGCAATCATTATCTTAATTATTGCATGTATAAACTTTATGAATCTGGCCACTGCACGTTCTGAGAAAAGAGCCAAAGAAGTTGGCATTCGAAAAAGTTTAGGTACAAGTCGAAGCAGGTTGATCTATCAGTTCATCAGTGAATCAATATTCATTACATTCATTGCTTTCCTCATTGCGGTCATATTGACGGAGTTAGCCCTTCCATCATATAATAACCTGGTGGAAAAGGAGCTTTCTATCAATTATACCTCTCCTCTCTTCTGGATTGCTTCTATTGGTATCATTATCGTGTTGGGTGTAATTTCTGGCAGCTATCCAGCTTTTTACCTTTCCTCATTCAGACCTGTACAGACACTAAAGGGTACAATTAAAGTAGGGAAAGGAGCAACAACGCCAAGGAAAGTATTGGTTGTACTCCAATTTGCTTTTTCAATCGTACTGATGATAAGCACGATTGTCATTTTCCAGCAAATCAACTTAGTAAAGAACAGAGATCTCGGGTACCAACAAGATCGATTGATATCAGTGGAACTCACAAACGATCTCTCTGATAACTATGAGATCCTTAAGCAAGAACTGATGTCATCTGGAATGGTAGAATCTGTAACTCGTTCAAATTCTCAAATCACCCAGATTAACTCCAACAACTTCTTGGGATGGCCTGGTAAGCCCGATGATCGTCGAGTTATTTTCACCACCATTACCACTACCTATGATTATGCTAAAACCATGGGCATAGACGTTTTGATGGGAAGGGATTTCTCAAAAGACTTTGCAAGCGACTCAAGTGCTATTGTCATAAATAAAGCAGCTCTAGATATCATGGGGCTAGAAGACCCTATTGGAACCAACCTTGATCTTTGGGGAGATAAACTTAAGCTCATTGGAGTCGTGGACAATGTGCTGATGGGCTCTCCCTATGAGCCCGTGAAGCCTATGTTTCTGATTCTCCAGGACTGGGGTGGTTATATCTCCATTCGACTCAAAAAAACCAATGATTTACAAGCCACTCTAGGAAGTGTAGAACAGACTTTTAACAAACACAATCCTGCTTACCCATTTGAATACAACTTTGCGGATGTCGAATTCCAACGTAAGTTCACAACCATCAATTTGACACGCAAACTTGCGAGTCTATTCGCTACACTGGCCATGATCATTACTGGACTTGGGTTATTTGGGCTGGCCTCCTACACTGCAGAACAACGAATCAAAGAAATAGGAATAAGAAAAGTACTAGGTGCTACCGTAGCGAGCCTTATGAAACTTATGTCAAAGGATTTTTCTAGACTGGTCGTGATATCTTTCTTTTTGGCAGCTCCACTTGCCTGGTATTTGCTCGATCAATACCTTGATAGGTATACAATCCGAGTAGATGTAGCTTGGTGGATATTTCCTTTAGTTGGCTCTATCGTTTTACTATTTGCCATTGCCATTGTATCGGATCAAGCCAGACGGGCAGCTAAAGCTAATCCGGTGAAGTCATTGAGAAATGAATAATTAATGTGTTTTAGTGCCCACGGACTCATTAATACTATCTTCATCTATTTTGGAAATAGTACTTAAATTATGAAGTAGTTCTTGCGCTTCTTTCATGATTTTATCATAGTACGACAGAACCTCTTGATCGAATTCTGGTGTTTCCTGTGCAGTTACTTTAAATATTTGCATCTGATTCATGAAATTATTGAGAATGTGATAAGCAGATGATAGCATAGCTATATAAACTTTGGCTTTTTGCTTTTCTGTTTCCGTTTTTCTTTTTCTTTTTTGAAAATGCGCCAATGAAAAGGCACTAAACAAGAAAAATGGAATAATAGCCTCATCAAATTCAAAATTTTCCAATTTTTCCATCAGGAACACCAACTTTTCGAATAGGTCTAGATCGAATAAAACAACCGTTACAAATAGTAAAACGGATAAGCATAGTCCTATCCACAAAAGTGAAGCATCTTTCATTAAAATAGAGGTTGGTTAGTTGGAAGACACAATCTATTAAAATTCCGAATACTGTTTTTATCTTAAACTGTTTTTATCTTAATAAGATTATTTGAATAAAGTCACTAATTGCTCATTCAAAAACAATTTTGTAATTTTGTTGTCATAACAACTACTTAGTCAAAATCGTGATGGAAAGTACAGCAACAATCGAAAACACCAAGCAAGCTCAAGATTTCATGCCAATCAATGGTACTGATTACCTGGAGCTTTATGTCAGCAATGCCAAACAAGCTGCTCATTTTTATCGTTCCGCTTTTGGCTTCAAAGCCCTTGCATATGCTGGGCTTGAAACAGGCTTAAGAGATCGTGAATCTTACGTGGTTGTTCAAGACAAAATTCGCTTAGTTCTTACCTCTCCTCTAAAGAGTGGAACCATTATTGGTCAGCACATTGATAAGCATGGTGATGGTGTAAAGGTCACTGCGCTCTGGGTAGATGATGCGACCAAAGCATATAATGAAGCATTGAAACGAGGTGCCACGTCATACATGGAACCAAACACGATGAAAGACGAGAATGGTGAAATTGTACAATCAGGTATCCATACCTACGGTGAAGTTGTGCATATCTTCATCGAGCGTAAGAATTATAATGGCATCTTTTTACCTGGCTATAAATCATGGAATACATCTTACAACCCGGAATCTGTTGGTCTTAAGTATGTAGATCATATGGTGGGAAATGTGGAGCTGGGACAAATGAACGAGTGGGTGAAATTCTATGAAGAAGTCATGGGCTTTACACAGATTATGTCATTTGATGATAATGACATCTCTACTGAATTTACTGCACTCATGAGCAAAGTAATGAGCAATGGTAATGGTAGAATCAAGTTTCCAATTAACGAACCTGCTCCAGGTCTAAAAAAATCTCAAGTGGATGAATATCTAGAGTTCTATGAAGGGGCAGGAGTTCAACACATTGCTGTAGCTACTGATAACATCATTAAAACAGTTAGTGACTTAAAGTCAAGAGGCATTGAGTTCCTTCAAGTACCTGATTCTTACTATGATATGCTCACCGATCGAGTAGGTAAAATAGATGAAGACATTGAAGCTTTAAGGCCTTTGGGGATCCTTGTGGATCGTGATGAAGAAGGCTATCTTCTTCAGATCTTCACAAAAACGGTACAAGCACGGCCTACAATGTTCTTTGAAATCATCCAACGTAAAGGAGCTACTTCTTTTGGAAAAGGGAATTTCAAAGCTTTATTTGAAGCGCTAGAGCGTGAGCAAGAATTACGAGGAACACTTTAATTCGAAGTGTTCCTATATCCTAAAGCTAGTAGAACTTATTCACTTTTTTCACAGCATCAACGGCAAC is a genomic window of Marinobacter alexandrii containing:
- a CDS encoding TolC family protein; this encodes MNRLFTLITLLITCSTCVNAQVLYSLDNIIDLAKGQSPQAKQAETRKENRFWQYRLFKSNYNPQLALSGNLPSYSNQFIPVTQEDGSTQFRPVEQTNSSLNLGLFQPIAPTGGSVSVNTRASQFQDLVFDDTRWRSTIVDLTINQPIFAFNQLKWDRKTEPIRYEESRRSYVEEMEFVSRNAVQRFFDYLDAQVNYQIAEFNLANNDTIYNIEKGRYNIGTASEDKLLQVELQLLRSKQDQTQAQLDLQTSRLALRTFIGLNEGETFDLSLPQDIPIFPVEERLALQYAKDNRSDFIAFERRRLEADAQVAQAKGQRFQMNLNASFGLNSAGSSLDESYQDAQTQQFANLTLNIPIVNWGRNEARMKTALANKQLTDYVIAQEEQNFEQEIITLVRQLDVLRQQIEISKKSDEVAQKRYEVAQNRYLIGKIDITNLNIALTEKDTAKRSYINALRSYWIAYYDLRRLTLYDFANKNLLYTLND
- a CDS encoding SDR family oxidoreductase, whose product is MSHTQGMLSPDSLKGKTIIVTGGGTGLGKSMGSYFSELGANLVITSRKIEVLEETAKEITAKSGYPVHCVACDVREYDQVERVIKEAKEKFGGVDVLLNNAAGNFISPTERLSHRAFDTVVDIVLKGSYNFTLALGKDWIEEKRGGNILSIVTTYAWTGSGYVVPSACAKSGVLAMTRSLAVEWAKYGIRSNAIAPGPFPTEGAWDRLLPGDLKKKYDPAKKVPLQRVGDHQELANLAAYLVSDYSAYVNGEVITIDGGEWLKGAGEFNQLEAIPEELWDAMEMGRKKGGSKLKMMWLYFKGMRKLKL
- a CDS encoding sodium:solute symporter family protein translates to MKLITLDWFIIGGFFLIVLIISIVASKSAGKSKEEYFLAGKSMPWWLLGVSMVATTFSADTPNLVTGFVRESGVAKNWAWWSFLITGMITVFIYARLWRRSGILTDLEFYELRYSGKAASFLRGFRALYLGIFFNCLIMGSVTLAAIKISSILFGLSPLHTVIIASTIVAVYSALGGIKGVIWTDFFQFSIALLGAIYAAYVSLSQPEVGGLKGLLVNDAVIGKLDIVPDFSNTSVLISMFIIPLAVQWWSVWYPGAEPGGGGYIAQRMLAAKNEKHAVGATLFFNFAHYALRPWPWIIVALASLVLFPDLESIKQAFPEINDQYLGNDIAYPVMLTLLSPGWLGLVLASLIAAYMSTISTHLNWGSSYIVNDFYQRFLKPEATEKEMVLVGRASTVVLMLVAGLLSLTVLENATQAFNILLLSGAGTGAIFLLRWFWWRINAWTEIVGMIVATINAFVLVLVVPEGALGNDYIDDFTMKLLIATGVTSVVWIATTLFTKPESEETLKKFVDLIRPSFGWKKFSYERSSFGNSILSVFLGAIGVYSALFGIGNVVYGNLLLGFGLLVIATLSMVQVLNWMKK
- a CDS encoding ABC transporter permease, which translates into the protein MLRSFFLISIRNLKKNGLYSVINISGLSIGIVCSVLILLWVASEISYDKFLPKYDRLYQVYISSEFDERVNKWRSVPLPTYEEMKVIDSNIKNSVVAGWGSDRLITAGDIRIIKPGYYVSEEFLEMFEFPLISGTHREALKDPMSIVLSESLAKILFGDEDPIGKQVRLSDEGTLQVTAIAKDLPENSTFQFDYLATWKYRESVNEWIKDNKTNWGNYSFQVFVELNDPSRQAHVDSSIYDLAEEKDGEDGMDKHFFLHPMKDWRLYSNWNEKGEQAGGRSDYVQLFTAIAIIILIIACINFMNLATARSEKRAKEVGIRKSLGTSRSRLIYQFISESIFITFIAFLIAVILTELALPSYNNLVEKELSINYTSPLFWIASIGIIIVLGVISGSYPAFYLSSFRPVQTLKGTIKVGKGATTPRKVLVVLQFAFSIVLMISTIVIFQQINLVKNRDLGYQQDRLISVELTNDLSDNYEILKQELMSSGMVESVTRSNSQITQINSNNFLGWPGKPDDRRVIFTTITTTYDYAKTMGIDVLMGRDFSKDFASDSSAIVINKAALDIMGLEDPIGTNLDLWGDKLKLIGVVDNVLMGSPYEPVKPMFLILQDWGGYISIRLKKTNDLQATLGSVEQTFNKHNPAYPFEYNFADVEFQRKFTTINLTRKLASLFATLAMIITGLGLFGLASYTAEQRIKEIGIRKVLGATVASLMKLMSKDFSRLVVISFFLAAPLAWYLLDQYLDRYTIRVDVAWWIFPLVGSIVLLFAIAIVSDQARRAAKANPVKSLRNE
- the hppD gene encoding 4-hydroxyphenylpyruvate dioxygenase — translated: MESTATIENTKQAQDFMPINGTDYLELYVSNAKQAAHFYRSAFGFKALAYAGLETGLRDRESYVVVQDKIRLVLTSPLKSGTIIGQHIDKHGDGVKVTALWVDDATKAYNEALKRGATSYMEPNTMKDENGEIVQSGIHTYGEVVHIFIERKNYNGIFLPGYKSWNTSYNPESVGLKYVDHMVGNVELGQMNEWVKFYEEVMGFTQIMSFDDNDISTEFTALMSKVMSNGNGRIKFPINEPAPGLKKSQVDEYLEFYEGAGVQHIAVATDNIIKTVSDLKSRGIEFLQVPDSYYDMLTDRVGKIDEDIEALRPLGILVDRDEEGYLLQIFTKTVQARPTMFFEIIQRKGATSFGKGNFKALFEALEREQELRGTL